The following is a genomic window from Rhodopirellula islandica.
CTCAGCCGCCAACGCCGGTTGCCCCGATTCCAACAAAGCCTCCGCTGAGGCATACATCAAAGAAGGCGACTTTTCGAACAAGGATTGGTGCTTGGCGTGAGCCGCGGTGATGACGTCAAACAATTTGTGATCGATTGCCCACAACGCCGCGTCGGTCAACTCCCGTGTGCGTGGCGGAATGACATCGATGTGTCGCGAGAGAAATCGTGACGCATCGTCGACTTGGCCCAGCACCCGAGCTCGTTCCGCGTTCAACCATGTCAGCCGAAACATTTCGTTGCCGCTGATCATCGCTCCGGGAGCAATCCTCCCCCGAGCCACGTCCTGCGGCGACGCACCGTCATCGATGTCCCAGCTGGATTCCATCTCCTCAATCAGCTTGTTCCAGCCATCGGCTTCAAAGCGTCCCGATTCCAACTCATTGGCGTATTGCCTCATCCACAATCCGCTGAACTGAGTGTCCTTGGCAAACACCTGCTGCAGATGCGTCACCATCAGCGATCGATCGTGAGAACTCAGCCCCAACCAATTCTCGTTTTCCGAGTTCGGTACGTCTTCTGAATTGGGGGCATCCGAAGCGGCATCTTCGATGGCGTTTTCAGGGGCCCATTCGGAACGCAACTCCAACGTGGCCCGGACCGGTTGTGCGAGCAACGCCATTGCGGCGAAACGGCTGAGCGTGGGCTCCGCTTCGTAACGCGTCAAACGAACGAGCGCCGGGAACGATTCCATCGTGGGCAGCGAAGCCAGTTCGCCAATGCGTTGCCGACGAGACATCACGGAACGCGACCCGTACTCATGCAAGATCTCCTGCACGACTGGCGAGTCCGTGTTGACCGACCAAGGCACCTCGACACCGCTGGTCAGTTTGCGAGCCACAATCGCAATTTCGCTGTCGGGATGCTTGCGGGCTTCTCGCAACGCGTCGAACGCGGCCAAACCAATTCGTGACAAACGTTGACGACAGCGAACTCGCGTGGCGTAACTCTGTGATCCCAGCCCTTCGATCAACGCTGCAATTTCGTCATCGTCGACGACCGGCAGGGTGCGAAGCCATTCGCTGTCCGCCATCGCAGCAGGGCTCATCAACGCCCCCCCGCCCGGGAGCGATATCCCAGCCAACGGGCCAAGAAGAACGCTCAGAACCAAGCAGCCAAACGCCTTTTTCGCGGGCTGGGAGAAGAGATTTTGGATTCGCATCGTTAGGACTTCGTATGAACGAGAGAACCGGTCCAAAAAAATTGCACTCCGAATTGTAGCAACCTGGGACGACCACACGTGATTCTCACCGGTGACTTTCCCCAGCGAACGCCCGACTTCGAATCCAAGGCGTCAACGTTTTGTTTGATTCCCCCGGTGCAGACAACTAAGCTGAAACGGTCTGTTGTTGAACCATCCGCTCTTCTGTCACAGGGTCCCCGTCGCGATGAAGATTCGCCTTGCCTCGCCACTTTTCCTTTTCGCCTTGGCGATTGGCTTTTTGAGCACCACCCAGACCAGCACCGCTTCCGCCCAATCTGCTGTGCTGGCGGAAATTTATGGCCGAGGTGTTCATGCCTACAACGCTGGAAACTACAGCAAAGCCTACGAACTGCTTTCGATGGCGATCGACAACAACATCCGTGACCCGCGGGCGTATTACTTCCGCGGACTGGCCGCCAGCGCCAACGGAATGGGCTACGCCGAAGGCGATTGGCAAATGGGTGCGGAACTGGAAGCACGCGGCGGCGACGCTCGCTCGATCGGCCGCGCCCTGTCTCGCATTCAAGGCTCTCAGCGTCTGAAACTCGAAGACATTCGCGAAAAAGCTCGTTTGCAAGCACTCGCGACCGGAGCCGCTCGTTCGACCATCCGTGCCAATGAATTGTCAGCCCAGGGCGGTCAGCCCGCAGCTGCTTCCGGAGCCCCTGCGATGCAACGTGGTGCCACGCCACCACCGGCCCCCGCCTCCGATGACAATCCCTTCGCCGACGATCTGGCAGGCGAAGCTCCCGTGGTGGAATCCAACGACGCCCTCGAAGGCGCGATGGACAACCCATTGGCTACTGAAGCGGCTCCCGCCGACGCCCCCGCTGCTCCCGCCGATGGTGGTGCCAGCCCGTTTGAAGGTGGGGCAGCTCCTGACGATCCATTCGCCCCCGCCGGAAACGACGACCCGTTTGCTCCCGCTGGTGGTGGGGACGATCCGTTCAGCGGATTTTGATTTTGAAAGCGTTCGCGTCTGGAACGTGAGCCTTTCCTCCCCCAGATTCGTTGTTCCCACAGCGATTCGGTGACCTTAAAGTGTGTTCCTTCGAGCACCTTTCCTCCCAACGGTCGCGAATCCTGTGTCTCCCACCATCGAATCAATTTGCCAATCCCTGTCCTCCATCGCTCCGTTGAAGCTGGCGGAGGAATGGGACAACGTGGGTCTGCTGCTGGGAGACCGCTCCGCGGAAGCCCACCGGATCCTGACCTGTTTGACGATCACTCCCGCGGTGGTCGAAGAAGCAACCGAATTGGCGGCGAACTTGATCGTCGCCCACCATCCGCTGCCGTTCAAACCGATGAGCCGGATCACAACCGATTCCGCCGCGTCAGCGATGGTCTGGAATCTGTGTCGAGCCGGAATCGCGGTCTACAGTGCTCACACCGCCTACGATTCAGCGCACAAAGGCATCAATGAGCAGTGGGCAAACCGCCTCGGGCTGACCTCGATCACCCCCCTGACGCCGTCCATCGAAGACCACACGGTCGGTACGGGCCGCTACGGCGAGCTCCCTGAGCCGATGACGGCGAGAGAGTTTTTGGCCTTTGCCGCAAAATCATGTGGCTCCACCCGGCCTCGTTTGGTGGGTGATTTTGAACGTCCTCTCCGACGAGTTGCGATCGGCTGCGGCAGCGGAGGTTCGTTCGTCGGTGCCGCTCGGCGACGCGGATGCGATGTTCTGCTCACCGGGGAAGCCACGCTGCACACGTGTTTGGAGGCGAAAAACACGGGATTAACGATGGCTTTGGTCGGTCATCACGCCAGCGAACGCTTCGCCATGGAAACGCTGGCCGAACAGCTTCTGCGAGAGATCCAGCCGCTGCACGAAACCTTTGCCGGCAATCAAGACCCGTCGACTCCGGATCCCACGGGCAATTGGGTCCGTAGTAGCCAACGCGAACAAGATCCGATCGCAGTTGACCCAATTTCCCTGAACCCGTAACGTTGGAAGTTGGCATGGTTTACGTAAGCCGCACGCTTTCACCCCCCAATCGCACTGATTTGATCTTTTATGTCCATCCTGGAACGTCTTTGGGACCTCCTTGGCCTCGTCTTCGGTAGCACGTTTGAGCGTGTCGGCAGCCTGGCCACCAGTGTGTTTGGGTCCGCCAATGCCCGGCAAGTCGCGAAACTACAAGAATCCGCCGACCGAATCACGGCGATGGAATCCAAGTACGCGGCGCTGTCGGACGACGAGCTTCGTGAACAAACCAAATTGTTTCGCAAACGCCTCCGCGAAGGCGAAACCCTCGACGACATCATGGAAGAAGCCTTCGCCGTCTGTCGCGAAGGCGGCAAACGATTCCTGGGCATGCGTCACTACGACGTCCAGTTGATCGGCGGCATGGTGCTGCACTCCGGCGCGATCGGTGAAATGGTCACCGGGGAAGGCAAAACCCTGGTCGCCACCTTGCCCGCTTACCTCAACGCGCTCGAAGCCAAGGGCGTTCACGTCATCACGGTCAACGATTACTTGGCCCGCCGTGACATGGAGTGGATGGCGCCGCTGTACATGAATCTCGGCCTGACCGTCGACGCCATCCAATCCGGAATGTCGACCAGCGAAAAACAAGCCGCTTACCAGTGCGACATCACGTACGGAACCAACAACGAATTTGGTTTCGATTACCTGCGTGACAACATGCGTCCAGCCGCCAAGGGCGATGACCGCTTCCCCAGCGAAGTGCAACAATGCCAAGGCCCGCTGAACTACGCCATCATCGACGAAGTGGACAATATTCTGATCGATGAAGCTCGGACACCACTGATCATCAGCGGTCCCGCCGACTTGGATCTGGGACGTTATGGCGAAGCCGACCGGGTCGCTCGGCAACTGAAAAAAGAAGAGCACTTCACCGTCGACGAAAAACAACACAACGTCACCCTGACCGACGAAGGCGTTCGCGCGGCCGAAGAATTGGCCGGTGTCGAGAGTTTCTACACCGCGGGCAACATGGAATGGCCGCACCTGATCGACAACGCTCTGAAAGCACACTTCCTGTACAAATTGGACGTCAATTACGTCGTCAAAGACAAACAGGTTGTCATCGTCGATGAATTCACCGGTCGTTTGATGGACGGTCGCCAATGGAGCGATGGCTTGCACCAAGCCGTCGAAGCCAAAGAAGGCGTGCCGATCAAACAGGAAACGCAAACCTTCGCCACCGCTTCCCTTCAGAACATCTTCAAGATGTACAAGAAGCTGTCCGGGATGACCGGGACGGCGATGACGGAAGCGGACGAGTTCTGGAAAATCTACAAACTCGATGTGGTCGCGATTCCCACGCACCGCGGAATGCAACGGATCGAACACCCTGACCTGATTTACTTGACCGAAAAGGACAAGTTCAATGCCATCGCTGACGACGTCGAACGCACCCACAAGTGGGACGTTCTGGTTCTGAAAGACGGCACGGAAATTTGGGGACACATCAAATCTGAGACGGATTCGGCTGTCGAATTGCTCCCCAAAGGCGAGAAGCAAACCGAGTCGTTCCCACGCGAAAAAGTGGTTGCGATCGAGCGGGCTGGTCGGCCCGTCCTGGTCGGTACCGTCAGCATCGAAAAGAGCGAACGCCTGTCAGCACTGCTCGAGCGCCGCGGCATCAAACACGACGTGTTGAACGCCAAGCAACACGGCCGGGAAGCGGACATTGTCTCGCAAGCCGGTCGCATCGGCGCCGTCACCATCGCCACGAACATGGCCGGTCGCGGTACCGACATTATTCTCGGTGGTAATCCAGAAACTCTCGCCTGGTCGCAATTGCAACACCAGTACGCGACTCGACTGGAAGTGCCAGACGCCGAGTGGAAAGCG
Proteins encoded in this region:
- a CDS encoding tetratricopeptide repeat protein yields the protein MRIQNLFSQPAKKAFGCLVLSVLLGPLAGISLPGGGALMSPAAMADSEWLRTLPVVDDDEIAALIEGLGSQSYATRVRCRQRLSRIGLAAFDALREARKHPDSEIAIVARKLTSGVEVPWSVNTDSPVVQEILHEYGSRSVMSRRQRIGELASLPTMESFPALVRLTRYEAEPTLSRFAAMALLAQPVRATLELRSEWAPENAIEDAASDAPNSEDVPNSENENWLGLSSHDRSLMVTHLQQVFAKDTQFSGLWMRQYANELESGRFEADGWNKLIEEMESSWDIDDGASPQDVARGRIAPGAMISGNEMFRLTWLNAERARVLGQVDDASRFLSRHIDVIPPRTRELTDAALWAIDHKLFDVITAAHAKHQSLFEKSPSLMYASAEALLESGQPALAAERAQQALELNPVANSEGSGQPPLHPVLLESHAEAHLRIAADLIDRGLSDWAEDEYRKLIDELPLHDVSSATARWELAEHLAELQQPGEVVALLQPLVERMEKDDDFRHKLMAHDFDYSSLRSHLDFQAGLDLANREDHAAASERMQSAFSMNPENIDILIAMYRMDWNEAWKDDVISQIESVLTEIDDDIEETRQTFRETGNGRPGRQTAIRDLLLANFYNQYAWLVSNTEGDYDKALQRSIESLEMSPGSEALLDTCGRCYYAVGDLPSAIVTQRKAVELTPNSPPLRRQLKLFENAWLDANPGKTLGELPQVVLPITKASPSELTDRQRRLGVVPPDGPLSFLDN
- a CDS encoding Nif3-like dinuclear metal center hexameric protein is translated as MSPTIESICQSLSSIAPLKLAEEWDNVGLLLGDRSAEAHRILTCLTITPAVVEEATELAANLIVAHHPLPFKPMSRITTDSAASAMVWNLCRAGIAVYSAHTAYDSAHKGINEQWANRLGLTSITPLTPSIEDHTVGTGRYGELPEPMTAREFLAFAAKSCGSTRPRLVGDFERPLRRVAIGCGSGGSFVGAARRRGCDVLLTGEATLHTCLEAKNTGLTMALVGHHASERFAMETLAEQLLREIQPLHETFAGNQDPSTPDPTGNWVRSSQREQDPIAVDPISLNP